The genomic stretch agagaaatgaggCTTTGCTACCATTGGAGAGTAGGTGTTGCACTTGATTTAGGTGCTTGCTgacatatgcatgtgtgtgcatagATATGTAGCAATACAAAAAATATGCGTATCTATTTACCTGATGTCCCAGGTTCTTTCCTATATAGACAGTCGGGGGGAAGGCTCGGCTATGACAGCTAGACAGTGCCTAGCACCTATTGTGCACAGATCTGGCACTTAAACAAGCACACGCCTGTGCAAACATGCACTCCTGAGCACTGGCTGAACAATgcccacaaacaaaaccagacctAGCTCTAGTGCCACGCTAGCAGCGCGACAGCCCTATGTGCTGGGGGCTTCACCAACTGCCCAAACCACGTGCTGTGCTACCTGTCCATCTCCTGTGCGTGCACCGGTGCCGTGGCcatgccctccctcctcccaagGCTGggccaggcacaggcaggagGCCAGGCTCCTCCGGAGCACCCCACCGTGaggtcagggagcagcagggaccgGCTGCTCTGGGGGGCTGGGATGCTGAGCACAGTCCCATGGGGTAGGGCTGGGCAGCGCCGCAGCAGCCGGAGCCCTGTCCCACCGTACCTGAGGGAGACGCAGGGCAGGCCCGGGAATGGCAGTGGCGACCAACCGAGAGTCCCAGTTGCAGGGGCTGAGGCCAAGCCAGGCAGGGTCAGGTTCGGTGGTGGTAACAGCGTCAGCTGCAGTCCAGCGACGGCCACGGTGACTAGGCAGGGCCAAGCGTCAGAGTCCAGGTCTGGGTCCAGAGCAGCGGGTGCATGTCCAGGCGTGGGCATGGCTGAGGCAGGCCGCCCCGCGGAGCTGCCTGCGGCCCCTCCTCAAGGTCACCAGCAGAAGGGGGACAGCCCTCTCCGGGCAGTCCCTGAGTCTCGGCACCAAATCCTTGCCCTGGCAGGGGGCACACGAGCCAGGGCCCTGGCACCCCTCAGTGAGGGGCAGCCCTACAGCTCACAGGCCTGGCATCAGCAGCACTTCTTGTGAAGCTCCCTGGTCCTAGCAGGAGTGTGCAGGATGGCGGTGGGTCCGAGGGCAGATCAGAGTCCCTGTGGGGCTATTTTGGGGGGACCACACAGCCAGGGATGGGACCAGCTCCCATATTTGCCAGGGCTGACTTGTAGGGTGCAGGGCAGGCATCAGGGCACCCCAAGGGGCCTcagggccaggcagaggggTTCAGGCCACTGTTGAGGAAATGGGGACCCACGCttgggctgggggtggagggggttACTTAGGAGCCCTGGACAGGTTGGGGACTGATGCCATGGAGAGATCAgaccccaggctgggctgggctggggggggcagtgggtGTCACTCAGGAGCAAGGGactggctggggggggtcagTGCTGGGGAGAGCCCTGGGGCAGGGCCGTGTGTCAGTTCAGGGGAACCATGGGACAGCGGCCCCGGCCCAGCCGTGGTGCCTGAGCGGAACGTGGGAAGGCCCGAGCTGACTGTCGGGGTGCACCAAGGGCTGGCAGCTCCCGAGGGAAAGGGGCCAGGAGTCAAGTGGGATAACGGGGCTGGCACAGCAGCCACCCAGTCCCACAGTACCTGAGCCAGGCCAGAGGTGGCAGCCAGGGTCAGCCAAGAGTTCAGATCATCAGACACATCCATGGTGATGCGGTCCGAGGTTGTGCCAGGAAGGTGAGTCAGCAAGGGAGGTCAGGATCAGGTCCAGTGACAGCAACCAGGGTCAGCCACAGTCTAGTGATCGCCAGGCAAGTCCATAATGATGAGGAAAGGCCGAGGTCAAGCCGGGAAGTCAGTCTGTGGGTCAAGGTCCAGGTCCAGATTACTGGGGTCCATGGCTATGCACAGGCATGGCTGTCATGCCGGCCAGGCCCCAGCAGCAAAACCTCAACTTCAACCCGCTCCTACAAGAAGGGATAGTCAGCCCTGGCCAGGGCCTCCCTGCAAGAGCGTACGGCAGCCTCTGCCCCACAGGTACTCTCTAAGTTGGCCCTAAGCCCAGGGAGTCAAACCCCCATAGCAGCTgggggatggagagggaaaTGGAGAAACGCTCTCACAGCTCTTACAAATAGTTGTGGTAAAATCTGCAATGACATTAATTTTCTCTGTACTGGAGTCAGCAGGACTCACACCTATTACAGGCTCAGAGAAACAGCTGGGCTAGCAGGGACCTCTGCAGGGCTCTGGGCCAAActgctgctcaaagcaggcCACCTacaccaggctgctcagggccttgGCCAGTGTGGGAACACCCCTCACCCCACTCcatgcttttgctttgctaCAGCAAGTGACATACCTGGAAGAGTCTGTTGCACTCCATTATCATATGGGCCAAGCCCTGCGTTGCTGCCAGGTTCTCACTCAGCTCCCTCTGGTCTGGCTTCCCCAAGCTGCACTTCCTCTGACTAGATCTATggagaggaaaaggcaaaaggaagGCTGTGTGAGCAAGATGCTGTGAACCACAAGTACAACGTGCCCACTCGGCTGGCCTGCCTGGGGGCTGGAAACCAGCAGCTTCAGCAAAAACACACTGTGTTGAAGGACACTTATGTGCCATGTAGGAGCTCGTTACATTACATTACTGCAGCAAGGTCCATAGACAGCATTCCCTCCCAGCACATCCTGAAAGTGCCTGGGGCAGTACTGACCAGTACTAACATATGCCCAAGAAAGGCAACTGAAGGCTTTTTATTCCCCACACACATCATCACACACTTGGCCAAAGACAGCAATGACCCCAAACTGATTTGTGTGTAGCCTTCAAATATCAAGCTCCTTTGATACCCTGCAAAGCCCATGCAGAACCTTTTAAATCCTTTGGCCCGAATCACACCAAACGTTTCAAAAACAGTCCCTGCTTTTAATTCATAATCATTATATGACATCATTAATCCTTGCTTCTGATACTTTTATCTATGTGCATTCCTGCCAAATGGCTTGAAAATTGGGTGGAAGATAAGAGtcctcagccctgctcctcaAAGTCAGACCTGTCAGCTCCTACCCTTTGAAGTTGGAACCCTGCACTATGGCATTAATGCCCAGTTACAAAAAAGCTAAAGCTTCAAAGCATCCCGGCTTCTAAACAGTGACAACAAAGAGAAAACTCAGTTTCTATTCTTGGTCCTAGTATTTCAAAGTAATGTTTATGTAAACCAAAGAGGTACAACGCTCAAAGTATGACTCCCAGGAGCTCAAACACAAGTGCAATCCAGGAAGGACCTGCTGCCACTACAGCTCCATCGcatccccacctgcccttgCAATGACCACATGGCTCCCTGGCCACATGCTGGCTCAGCCCAGGGATAACTGGGCAGCCCTAGGCTCTAGTTACGCTTAGGTATTTTCAGATGCTTTGTGCCATTCAAAAGAGAAGTCCTTAGCGTTTTCTGTCCTCTCTGTCCTAATCACAGCCTGCATTATTATCCTGAAAGATGCCAATAGCACATCTGACAGCTTCTGCTTTGGAACTAGTCCTCATCTTTAGGTCCGCATGCGAGGTGATGAACTCCCTACTCTGATGGGTGCATAATGTTTCCATCAAAAAGTCAGCTGTCCTCTTCTACCCTGATACGTGTCTGTCCATAGCAGGAGCATGGAGTAAAGCAAACAGCCCTGCCTCAGGAGACCAGATAAGGCATGAATGCTCTCAGAGATTATTTGTCTACTTTGGCCCAAGGGCACCTTCCTCCCTGCACGTACAAACAGGGGATGTTATGCAACCCAGATACTTATTAAGATAAATTTACAGAATCCCTGTGGCTTGGTTTGGCAGGAACGATCCCCTTATCACCCAGCAGAGCTAGTGCCAGCAACTGCTACAATCTGCCAGATATCTGCAGGGACTTAAAGCTGCACCTGGGTTTAGGTTGCCAGTGCAAGAGCTACATTTTCAATGGCCAGCACCACCTCAATGCAAACTGTGGGCCACATGCCGGGTTCCTGGGCAGCTGGACCTGTGGACAACCGCAAAGAATACAGCAGTCGTGAGGGAGGCAGGCTAGCTCACATGCAGACTAGTCAGGAGCGTGACAAGAGGGCCTTACCATTGTTCTCTACACTGGACAATGAGCTGCTGGATCGTTGCATGCACTGTGGTCAGCTCCTGCTGGACCTGAACAACAGTATTTGAGACAAACCCCAAGATGCATACACTATTTCCCCCTTAAAAGCAGACACTGATCCTAGGCCAGCTACAGAAGACATTGTTCCAGCAAAGAACAGTACGGACAGCAGCAATGCCAGCATTAAGATGCTAATACctcatggaggaggaggaactaTCCCTTCTCAAGGTGTTGAGGTGAAACAAAGAAGGTGCAAGACAGACAGCAATGTTGGTTGGGGTCATCTGGTTCTCCTCAACAAAAGCAACCACATCTCGTAGAAAGAACAGGAGGATTTTCAGAGCTTCTCGGTTTTCCTTCGGGAGAAGGAGAATAGCAGCCTGGACAGCCTGAAACTGCTGATCCTTTGGCatgtctgaaaacagaaaaaaatgatgagaATCACATATGACTTGCAGAGGAAGCATCCATCAACAGAATCCCAAGGACATTGAAACTGTAGGTTCATCCATTTTCCTGTGACTCTAGCTCACAACAGACAACACAAAGGCCATTATCACAGTCACATCACTCAAGTACAGTTTTCTCCTGTTGCCTGTCAAGATGCACATTCACACTCAGCGATGCTAGTGCTTGACTTGCAATTTACCTGGAACACCATGCTAATGAACTTATCCTGAACCGGCTCTGGTTACAGTCCAAATAAGGGCTTGTCTCCCCATAAAATATTACTGTGGAATGATACTTTGGAGCAGATAGCTACTTtactgtcttttcctttcagcttcaGGCATGAAGACAACAGATGCTCTCAGATGATAACTCAATTCAGAGAACAATGTTTTGCCAACAGATTTTAATTCACACTAAAACCCAGTGAGCCTTTGTGCCCaaacagctcctgcaggagagtAGGTATGGTTCATCCTGCCATGCATCCCCCTATCATGAGTATTTCTCCAATTTACACCACTACAGAGGGTAGAAGAtcacttctctttcccttcaagTAGAAGCACATATGTAGAACACACAAAACATGCTTCTTGGTGAAAGCAACACATTTCTTACCTCCAAAAGATAGTAATTTAATCTGGGCACTTGCTCAAGTCACATGTGCCAGAAGGTCAGTGAGTGGAATTCAGTCATTTGCTGTTTCTGCCCCATAACAAGAGACAGGAGATGGACAGTGACCAGGTTAtaacaaatggaagaaaatggttCCACATCCATTGGACATAGGAATTGTGGACCTCCTTACAAAAAGGATTTGTggatgcaaaaagaaaacttgcttcaaacaaataaacaaaccgTTTTCAGAAATATTCCTAAAAGCCTGACAGgttacaaaaaaaacaaccaaacttTCACAAACGTACACCATACACAGGACAGCAGCTGCTCATTTACTCATGTCGATAAAAGTCACATAAAACATGCTGAAAACCAGTCCACTCAGAAATCTCATACTTTGactttcaaaactttttctcaaaaggaagaaacttgCCTGTAGCAACGTCATCATAAGCCGCTACAGCAAGCTCCTTCCCCAACCCAACtgctttttgaaagcaaattccTTGACGACAAAGTACTGAAGGAGATGGAACATGTTTAAAACTATATTCAATGCTAGATGTCAGCTTCAcgtttccttctttttcaggTTGAGTCTCAAGGATAGTAACAGTGAGAGCACAGGCAGAAAGTTGCTGGCAAGTTTTACAGCAACTGTGCTTGGGCACCTTAATAAAGAAATGTCATCAATCTAACATGACTTTTTGCACAAGGAGCTACTTCATAGCATGAACAAGGGAACTAcattctttcttaattttgcaTAAGGAAATGACCATTCAAAAACACATTTTAGGAGGGCTGCTATATCACAGGTTATTACACTCATccttcaaagaacagaaaagacacAATGTTAGAAAATAGCTGGCCAATAGGATGCAGATGGTGAAGTCCTTAAGTCCAGAGCCACAATGAACTCCTCTCTTCAGAAACATCCTGCCTGTCTTGTCTCCTCTGACTACAAGGGGACATGGCACTAGTTCTAGCCTGGCCACTGCCTTGTACAGATGAACATTAAGATATTCAAGGAACTGGAAAACTATAGCTTTTGCTACCTACATTGGTAGATGTGGAGGAAGGATTCACAGAGCCTGCTAGTAAATATAGGCTCGGGAAGGTCTCGGAAATACTGCTTCACCATATCTGCCACATCAAATGCTGACTGCCCTTCGTAACATACGTTGTTTGGGTTGGTTTCATTCATTTCTCTTAAAGACAGAATCCTGGATTTAACACCAGATTTTCGGAACAGGCCAACCTGTGGgtataagaaaatattaaagaaagacaaaaaaaggagcCATCAGGAATCAAATCTCTGACAAATAATTGATCCTTCACTTTCCTTTTGTTGGCTAAGACCCTGTGGTAGTGGGATCTaacaccaaaatattttggtatcaTTAGAAGCAGGACAGATATTCCTCCCATGAAGGCAAACCATGAGTGATGCCAACAGAACCAGCTGTGAAAGATATActaattttcatgtttgtttgctttttagttGATGCAAAATTACTCTTTTCgacttttaaaatcattactATTGACATCTGGAAGTTTGTGTGAGCAGGCTATGTTCACACATTAGAACTGCAAGTTACTAATACACCAACATGTGTTCATCCAAAAGCAGATGTACATCAATGCCCATATTGGAGCAAAGAAACTCAGACTGTGAGATCCACATGGTTCAGGTTTAACATCTGTCATGTCTGACACGTCTAATACATCTGCAGGTTGGCAAAGGGCAACTGCCATTCTGAGGGAAACTTAGATTTAGAAGTTGCCCATGAACTCAACCTCAACAAAGCTTCTGCTGAAAGTTTCACTGTGTGCCACTGAGAGAATATTTACATTCATCAGTTTATTTGTATTAACTGAATAGATACCACAACCTCAAAATGAAACACACTGTCTTCAGAAGAAACTGACTGCTCACACTCAAGTATGTGCCACCAAACTGCATTGTAACTTCACAGGACACACACATTTTTGTACTGCAGCATGACATTACACACCTATACAAttgcaaagcacagaaaagtcCTTTCTTTAACATGTCTTATGTCACAGGGTCTCCCATTTCTGCAACTATCCTACAGAAATAGCATATGCAACACACACTTTCATTGCCATGCACACATCTCCACTTAGTGGATAAATACAGATTTGAGCTCCAGAAAAAGATGTTACAGGAACTGCTCTAATATGTTTTACCTCTGCTTAGTGGcacatttcagctgaaacaagATTAATTATCACATTAGCTCTGACACTTAGCAGCAACCACAGAACAGAGGGAATAACGACATTGTGTGGTAGATTTACTTCCTAAGGGAGCAGAGACATGCTACCTCACCAGGAGAAGACAGCTTGACTGCCTGCACCAAGAGAACTGACTGCAGATGCTTTCAGTGAAGCAAGGCACAAAAATACAACACAGGATGAAAGATATTCCCGGAAGGAAACAGCATTGGCACTTCCTTGCAGGCCACCTGCTCAGACCTACACCCTTCTGCCTATTCAGAGCCTTAGGAGGCAAGAAAGTCCCTCACAAAAGCTGGAAGCAGAGACTGGTTCCCTGGAGCAGATCTGTTTATAGAACAGAGCTGCTCTGGGCTGCCTCAAGTTCATACCTGGTCAAGAAAGTGGCTTCTTAAATAGTCCAGTGCTTGCAGTATGCCATTAGGCAGTGGGTGGCTTGTTCGCTGAACATTCAGAAGTAAAGGAAccccaaacacatttttgtCCTTGTAGTcagaggcttttatttttttaatgaactttgGTATAgtcctgaaaacaaaaaccagtgcATGCAACTTATTAGCTCTCCAGCACAGTTCCACTTGCTACTTTAGTTACAGGCATGGGAAAGGATTTAGTTATACTTGCCACAACCCCAAATTCTGCCGCATACCTGTACACATAGCATCATAAGATAGAGAGAAAATCATTAAGGTGCTAAACTGATACTTCTAAGTCCTCTGAGTGACTGACTTTGTCATTGTTTTAGTTCAAACAGGGACTTGATGCTGAAGAGATGGATTCTCAGCCCAGCCAGCTCTCCCCTCAGGTCCTGCAATCTGTGAAGGACCTCTGACAAAGCCCTGCAAATGGGCAAATTCAGAGAGAAACTATAACGTGCTTTAATATCAGTAACATGACCACCAGTGAGGAGCAAAAGTGCAGTCTATAGCAGAGGAAATCCTGGAGCCATTGAAATAACTGTGAAACTGCCAGCGATTTAACAGGATGAAATTCCTCATCTTGGACAGGTGTAATCTAGGCAGACAAGGAAATTCCCCTGCTTACATCAAATCCTCTCTCTCCAACACAGGTTGCTTTAATATTAGACAACTTACCAGTTCCAGCCCTGCTTACTGGAAGGGGAATATCTGTCCATTAAAGCAGTGAGTTTCAACAAAGCCAGCTTTTGTGTCCGGGCTAGCTGGGCAGCTGACTGTCTATCAGTCTGGATGGAATGGCTTTCCAAGTTCTCACTCTCTCCCACAGACCAGTGTTGCTTCCCATGCCTATGGGATAAATATTGTTTAAGCTTAGGAGTATTTCCATTGTCCTTGTTAGTCTTCTGTCTGCATCTGTGAAGCACCTAAGACTCTAAATGACCTGCAGTTCCTGAACACCATATGGTTAGTTGCATTTAAACAAGGTACTTCTCATCCAGGAGGTACTCTGgcaatataaaataattcagtaagaAATACAGCAAGCTAGCCATAAAGTCTGATTCCAAATGTCTAAGTGCTCATGCAGATCATGACCACCCTACTTTCAACAGAGGTCAGAGCAGATGTAGATACCAGAATGCCTACAGACCAGCAATACCTGGCACCAGCACTGCAGACCCTGCTACCCAGAACAGTCTTACTTAAGGATACTTTATTCTGgaaaagcaattacattttgAGTGGAGAGAATCAATGGGGAAAGGTTCCCAAGGGGCAGTCAACTAGGGAAACCCAAGGATGGCTGACCTGTTGATCTTCTTAGAGTCTGTCACATATGCCAGGTCTGCAGAACTGATCTCCTTGCCCAGTTCACAGCTGCTCTCTCCCTCAGTGGTTGGGAGGTCTGCTCTCTTATCTTCTGAGCCCTCTGTTTCAAGACAGATTTCCTTAGGTGAGGATGGATACAAAGAGGTCAAGTCACTGGCAAAGTCCAAATCTCCATCATCAGAGAACTTCTTTGTCCACTGATCAACCAACTTTTTGAGACCATTGACATCTTCTATGACGTTGTTCAGTTCTGAAAAAACATCATCATCACCAACTTGTGCTGCCTCCAAATTATCAAGTTCAACACTGGGCATGTTGTCATATACACTTAGTCTGTTATCTGTGCACGAAAGGGGATTCCTGGGGTCTTTGGAGTCCTTGGAACTGCTTCTGCTCCGGCTCCTCCTGCACCCATGAAAACTCCCAGTTCTCCAGTTGATGGAAGAGTTGTCTACTGGAGACAGGGAGCTGTTTGTAAGTGCTTTGGGGAAAGTGCCAGGTTTATGGCCTTGTGGTATTTGAAACATCTGGTTCATTCGTAACGTCATGTCATTTTTTAGGTTTTGCTGAGATAGATCATCCCACAGCAAGAGCTTGCTAGAATCCAAGTCCTCTGCATACACCCCCCTTCCTCCACAGTGGCTTCGTGGTTTTATAACAGGACTTGGAGTGCTCACTGTGCTGCTATTTTCAGACTGATTGCTGCTATTGCAActctggggagaaaaggaagaattgtTCTTTGTTTGGGTGCTAGAGAGGTCAGAAATATTTACACAGTTCAGCATCTTCATCTTTTCTTCATTAAGTCCTTCTAGAAGAACAGGTTCACTTATTATGGGTTTGGCCTTTGAGTGACCACTCCTTAAGTTGCAGCTCCTTAAGTGCaacttctccattttctttagaaggctcttcctctttttatatGGTGACTTATCCAAAAGCTTCTCTTCACTGgtgatatttaaaaattcactgCAGGGAGGAGAACAACTAAATGTAGAGTCCAGTGAAGCCACCTTAATTGAAGAACATCTTGAGGAACTCGTGCTGGTTTCCACATCTTCAAAAGGTTTTGGGAAGCTAACAATGTCACTGTCACCACTGCTAGCACTGTGAATTGAGGACACATCATGTTTCTCGCCATGATCCAGAAAGATAGCATCCTCGTTGATGATGCTCTTTAGTATTGGACTGCCTGGGACTGATGCACTAGCACCTTCCTCTCCTGGAAAACCTTCTAGGCTCTCGATACGAGACCATCTCTGACTGCATCTCTCATAAGCCCATTTGTTACTTATGGCACAAGGTTCATCATCTTCAGAGTCATCActcttagaaggaaaaaaaaaaaagtacagttcaAGGGCAAAGTTTGGCAAActttaaattatgaaaaaatgtaacaaaaaaggagacttaaattttctgccttcctccagAACCCCCAAGACCAACAAATGGAAATGTAACCATTCAGTTACTGATGGTCTGCCCTGagttctgttctgtttgttgAAAAACAAGCTGACAAATTACTCCCAAGCATGCTGACAAATCTGGTAAGTTTACCATAGGAAGAGATGATAGATATGATCTGAGGATGAAAAATTCTGGTTTGCAGCAAATCCAAAGGTTCTGAAAGGTAATTGTATTGGTTTTACATGGCCTTTCCTAAAGCCAAACAAATCAAACATTCTTTCACGCTTCTGTGACCAAAATTCATCCATTTTCAGGTAAAGAAGTATTTAGCTGTGGGACTGGCAGCATCAATATCTGGTGTACCCTCCTGGAGACCTCAGCCTCACCACCCATTTGCCCCAGGTGCTCCACTTGCTGTACTGTCTCCATGCCAAGTGAGTGCGTGGCCAGCAAACTGTTAGAGAGACGGAAATGACCTTTCCAAAAAAGTAGACATTTTTCCAAAAGATGACATTATTTTTTGGCTAGTCCTGCAGTTAATCCATGGTACCTAAGAGACTTTATAATCCTGATGTTAACTAGCCAAGATGTGGCTATAACTCTGTGTCAGCTACTGTACTTTTTTGCAGGAAAGGACAAAGCTATCACAGCTAAAACCTATCCAGCTTCTATTGGCTGGACATTTAACATTAGCTGACACTATTTGGATTgtccattttaatttcttatccTTCGTTTAGTCAATAAGAGTGAAATTTCACTTTCAGGCCTTAAATAAGATGTGAAACTACTTAGGAAAGACACGCTGAGGTGGGGCCTTGGTGCAAAAATTGGACAGTAATGTgtgtcaaattatttttaaaaaccatttcaAAACCCATCCCTAACCTACCATACAAAGTTACAAAATGAACATTACGTAACTTCAATCTCCATCACTatgtttttcagcagaaaatgcaaatggaaGAGCTTTACAGGATGGAagagaatagaaagaaaagttCAGAAATTGCTAATCCCTCatacaccttttaaaaataggggTTTGATATAATAGCTAAGcacatttttaatgagaaaattaaCTATATTTTACAAACATACCCGTTTCCTCTGACGGCTTATTTCCACTTTCACTGATGCACACTTGTTCAATGTGTTCAACCGTCTAGGGtataagaaaaaagacagaagttttaaatttaaactattttatttcttgttaacAAACATGCACCAAATTAGTTGTGAACTTCTACCATGGAGTCTTCATTATTGGCATCAAAGACTGACATTCTGTTAGAGGTTCTCTATACATTTTGCCAAAATCAGCGCCAACTAACAACCCCATGATGTTCACAATTCCAGTTCTGCCATCTTAAAATTAGAGAAGAGGACCATAATTAATCAGTTGATTTAAAATCATATGATGAGCTTTAACGATTGTGAAAAACTGTACATTGATGtaagattttgaaaatgaaagaaacccTAAGTGGctttcttaaaagaataaaaaaaaaaaaaaacataaaagacaTTACCTTGTGTCCTTAGGACTTTATTATctatcattttaattaaaacttgcGGAATCAATAAGGCTCAAAACTCGTCAGTCACTTTTAACTGTCAAACAAATATGTGGTATCAACAGGGAGGCACATTGACTGCCTTCAAGGAACACTCAGGATAGAAGTCAtatcaagaaacaaaatatatccAAAGTTCTCTAATACCTGCTGTGCATTAGAGATGTATACGCAAACAACTCCTGTTGGTGCTCCTGTTACAAGCAGAATTTGAATTCAGGTGACCTAACAATACAGAAAAGGACCAAACCACTTTGCCAGAAGAGGAACTTTCCAGTCCCTTAAGAGTTAGACGTTCTTATTGCATCCCTCGGATCGGACGAGCAGTATAGCATGGATAATCCGGAGTTCACTTCAGCTGCTAAACATTCTCAT from Buteo buteo chromosome 24, bButBut1.hap1.1, whole genome shotgun sequence encodes the following:
- the LOC142044479 gene encoding rho GTPase-activating protein 7-like isoform X2, with product MEEIEAREACDWLRAAGFPQYAQLFEDMQFPIDVKTVRKDHEFLDGDAIESLFRRLNTLNKCASVKVEISRQRKRSDDSEDDEPCAISNKWAYERCSQRWSRIESLEGFPGEEGASASVPGSPILKSIINEDAIFLDHGEKHDVSSIHSASSGDSDIVSFPKPFEDVETSTSSSRCSSIKVASLDSTFSCSPPCSEFLNITSEEKLLDKSPYKKRKSLLKKMEKLHLRSCNLRSGHSKAKPIISEPVLLEGLNEEKMKMLNCVNISDLSSTQTKNNSSFSPQSCNSSNQSENSSTVSTPSPVIKPRSHCGGRGVYAEDLDSSKLLLWDDLSQQNLKNDMTLRMNQMFQIPQGHKPGTFPKALTNSSLSPVDNSSINWRTGSFHGCRRSRSRSSSKDSKDPRNPLSCTDNRLSVYDNMPSVELDNLEAAQVGDDDVFSELNNVIEDVNGLKKLVDQWTKKFSDDGDLDFASDLTSLYPSSPKEICLETEGSEDKRADLPTTEGESSCELGKEISSADLAYVTDSKKINRHGKQHWSVGESENLESHSIQTDRQSAAQLARTQKLALLKLTALMDRYSPSSKQGWNWTIPKFIKKIKASDYKDKNVFGVPLLLNVQRTSHPLPNGILQALDYLRSHFLDQVGLFRKSGVKSRILSLREMNETNPNNVCYEGQSAFDVADMVKQYFRDLPEPIFTSRLCESFLHIYQYMPKDQQFQAVQAAILLLPKENREALKILLFFLRDVVAFVEENQMTPTNIAVCLAPSLFHLNTLRRDSSSSSMRSSQRKCSLGKPDQRELSENLAATQGLAHMIMECNRLFQTDFPA
- the LOC142044479 gene encoding rho GTPase-activating protein 7-like isoform X1: MEEIEAREACDWLRAAGFPQYAQLFEDMQFPIDVKTVRKDHEFLDGDAIESLFRRLNTLNKCASVKVEISRQRKRSDDSEDDEPCAISNKWAYERCSQRWSRIESLEGFPGEEGASASVPGSPILKSIINEDAIFLDHGEKHDVSSIHSASSGDSDIVSFPKPFEDVETSTSSSRCSSIKVASLDSTFSCSPPCSEFLNITSEEKLLDKSPYKKRKSLLKKMEKLHLRSCNLRSGHSKAKPIISEPVLLEGLNEEKMKMLNCVNISDLSSTQTKNNSSFSPQSCNSSNQSENSSTVSTPSPVIKPRSHCGGRGVYAEDLDSSKLLLWDDLSQQNLKNDMTLRMNQMFQIPQGHKPGTFPKALTNSSLSPVDNSSINWRTGSFHGCRRSRSRSSSKDSKDPRNPLSCTDNRLSVYDNMPSVELDNLEAAQVGDDDVFSELNNVIEDVNGLKKLVDQWTKKFSDDGDLDFASDLTSLYPSSPKEICLETEGSEDKRADLPTTEGESSCELGKEISSADLAYVTDSKKINRHGKQHWSVGESENLESHSIQTDRQSAAQLARTQKLALLKLTALMDRYSPSSKQGWNWTIPKFIKKIKASDYKDKNVFGVPLLLNVQRTSHPLPNGILQALDYLRSHFLDQVGLFRKSGVKSRILSLREMNETNPNNVCYEGQSAFDVADMVKQYFRDLPEPIFTSRLCESFLHIYQYMPKDQQFQAVQAAILLLPKENREALKILLFFLRDVVAFVEENQMTPTNIAVCLAPSLFHLNTLRRDSSSSSMRSSQRKCSLGKPDQRELSENLAATQGLAHMIMECNRLFQTVADPGCCHWT